The DNA region AGGTTGACCAATTGCCTGAAAACTGTGTTAGAATATGCCACGGCTGGCACCTCCTAGGATAAAGTCGATCTAAGGCAAATCAATTTTACCCAAAAGAGGGGCCGGCTTCTATATCATCGAAACTTTATTAGGACAGTAGTGAGTCACACTATGGTTTCAGCAATCATGGCAGCTGCTGAAACCATCTAGTTTGACTATACCAATACTGAATGTTTCTGGCTGCTTACCGATTTTGCCAAAAACATAGTATTGGTATCGCTGAAACCATCGAGTGTGACTATAACAACACTGAATGTTTTTGGTGACTTTACGAAATTACCAAAAACATAGTGTTGGTAACGCGTGACGAGAAAGAAAACAAATTCCAAATCCCAACCACCAAAATCCAAATAAATCTCCCCTACGGGGTTGTCTCACTCGATGATACCGACTTAGAGTTGGTATCATAGTGAGAACAACAAATTCCAATGTTCCAAACTAAGGCACTGTCGGGTTTTCTTTTATTTTGGTCATTGGTGCTTTATTCCACACATCTGCTTTATGCTACGATCGTTGATTCCCTTGGTGGAATAGATCCTGTCATTTTCGCCAGCGTGAAACGAAGAAAGCCTCAACACTCGTTTTTTTGTAAGGACGACCTAAAAATGTGTGCCGGCAGCCCATGTAGGCGGCGCATTCGAACGGCTTGACCGGGTGGATGGTGCAGAGGCCTTCTTCCGAAAGGAACACGCAGCGCCCCTTTTCCTGCCCGTAGTAATCGGGGACGATGTCGCCCGGCGCGGCCAGAAAACGGCTGGCTTTGATCTTGGCCGGGGCCCAAAAATGGATGCGGCTGTTCCTGCCCTCGGCCGGGATGCGCACCAGGTAGGCGGTCTTGAGTTCCTTTTCGCTGATCTTTAAAAAAGCGGCGATCTTCTTCAGGTCGGCCGGGACCAGCCGGCCGGGATCGTCGCGGCAGGCGCTGACGCATTTGTCGCAGGCGCAGGCTTCCATGTCAGCCTCCGTTCTTTTCCCGGGCACGGCGCTGCTGCCAGCGTGGGAGGATTTCCCGGATGGAGCGGCGCGCCGTCTGTTCGCCGCGGCGGATGATCACCGCCGGCCGGTAGAATTCGAACAATTTGAAATCCTGGGTATCAACGTGGATGACGGCGTCGGGAGCGTCGTTCTGCAGCCGGGCGGCGATCAGTTTCTGCTGCATGATCTCCATGGTGGCCAGGAACGACTCGATCAGGTTGGGTTCCTCGTCGGAGCGGCCGGAAAGCAGCCTGTGGCTGAAGAATTCGTCAAGCCGGGCCAGGAGCAGCTTTTCCCTGGCGTTGGTTTTATTGCGGCGCCGGGGCCGCGACGGCCGCTGGGTGATGACATTGACGGCGATGGTGAAATCGCAGCCGTTCCGCTTCAACACGTCGACCGGGACCGGATTGATCAGGCCGCCGTCAACCAGGTAGCTTCGGCGCAGGCGAACCGGCTTGAAGATCACCGGTATGGAGATGGAGGCCCGCACCGCCCGCTGCAGGCTGCCGCTGGCGAACATGACTTCGCCGCCGCGGCGGATGTCGCTGGCCGGGCAAAAGAAAGGGAGCGGCAGGTCCTCGAAGCGCTTACTGCCGAAAATGTCGTTCAAAAAGGCCTGGATCCTTTTTTCCGAAATCAGGCCTGAGCTGGATGGCCTGGGCACCAGGTAGGGATACAGGTTGGAGTTTTCAAAACCCAGGGCAAACGATTCGACGGCATGTATGTCGCCGCGCAGCAGGTACAGGGCGCCGATCAGGGCACCGATGCTGGTACCGGAAACGAGCTGCGGAAAGATGCCATGCTCTTCCAGAACCTTGATGACGCCGATATGGGCCAATCCCTTGGCTCCGCCGCCGCCCAGGGCGATGCCGGTCTTCATTTCTATTGCCCTGCGGGTTTCCGCCACGCGTATTTTCGGCCCGCGGACGCAAGCTTCACCAGGGCCAGGAAGCCGGCCAGGTTTAATCCGCAGATTTTGCGGATTTCCTTTTCCCGGAAACCGCGCCGCTGCAGTGCTGCCACCAGCCTGGGATAGGCGGCGGCGTTGCCCAGGCCGGCCGGCGTGGAGGGGATGCCGTCAAAATCGCTGCCCAGCCCGACGCAATCGATGCCGCCAACGGCGGCGATATGGACGATGTGGTCGATCACCTCGTCGATGGTCACCCGGTCGGTGCCGGCGACGGCGCGCAGGTAATATTCCCACTCCACCTGGCTGAGGAATTCGGGATCGTCCAGCCGCCCTTTGGTCCTTTCCCTGATCTCCCGGGCGAAGGTGGCGAAATTTTCCTCGATCTGGTCGAAAACGCGGCGTTTGACGAAGGCCGGGCAGAAATTGACCCCGATGAAACCTTTGCGGGCGGCGATGGCCCGGATGAACTCATCGGTCAGGTTGCGCGGGATGCGGCACAGCTTCCTGGCGTTGGAGTGCGAGGCCATGATCGGGGCCGCCGTGGTTTCCAGCACGCTGGCGATGGTCCGGTCGGAGGCATGGGAGACGTCGATGGCCATGCCCATGCGCGCCATCTGCCGGACGATCTCCCGGCCCAGCGCCGTCAGACCCCTGGCCCTGGGCTTGTCGGTGGTGGAATCGGCCCAGTCGGTGTTCTTGGAGTGGGTCAGGGTCATGCCGCGCACGCCCAGGGAAAAAAAGACATCGAGGATTTCGGGGGAATTCTCGATGATATGCCCGCCCTCCAGGAAGATCCAGGCGGCCAGCTTTTTTTTTCTGCGCGCCGCGTCCATTTCAGCCGGAGTCGTGACTTTAACGGCGTACCCGGGGGCGAAGACCTTGTGCTCCATGGTCTGCAGGAGCTGCAAGGCCCTCTTCATGGCCCGGTGCGGCGCCAGTAGCGGGTCGACCCACAGGGCGAAAATTTGCGCCTGCAGCCCGCCCTTTTTAATTTTTTGCAGGTCAAGCTGGGCCGGGCTCCTGGTAAATGATATGGGCTTATCAAAAAGGACGCAGGCCGTGTCGCAATGGGCGTCGAAAATGAAAAGATCGTGCAGCCTAACAGGTGCGGTTTTTTTCATGGAACCATTTTATATGAAATGGAAAGCTGAATAAAGGCCGCGCCGCCTTTTGCCAAAAGCGCATCGTTGCAGTAGAATGGCGACGACGGCAAGCCCCGGGTCAAAACGGGCCGGCCGAAGGCGGGATCATGCCTGGATCGGTTATGAAGCTGCAGGACATCAGCCGCGACGATGTCTACGATTTTACCTGGCCGCCGCAGCCGCAGCGCCTGGAGGGGATCGAAGCGAAGTTTCCCGGACTGCCGCTGGTCGTCGTCGACGCCGCGCAACGAATCGTCTGGGGGCACGACTATTTCCGTTTGCTGCTGGCCGGGAGGCGGAAGGATGCCTTGGTTTTTGAAGGCGAGTTTAACCCGACAGAGGCATTGCTGTTGAATTTCAATCTTTCCAACCGCCTGTTCGAACTCAACCTGTGCGAAAAGCTTCTCTTCATCAGGAAAATATCGCGCTGTTGCAAGTTGGTGGAGATCCGGCGCCGGGCCGAGCTGGGGTTCGCCCTCAATGAAGCGCTGCTGGAGCGGTTGGACGTCCTGCTGGACGTCTCCATGCGCCCGCTGCTGGCTGCCGGCCAGCTCTGCTTGAAGGCGGCCATGCGGCTGGCCGATTTCGCCCCTCGAGACCGCAAGGCGCTGCTTGGGCTTTTCGGCAAAATCGGGTTTTCCGAAAGCCACCAGCTGCAGGTGATTCAGCTGCTCGAGGAAACCGCCTTCCGCAAAAAGAGATCCGTTGCCAGCATCCTGGCCGCCACGGTGCGGCCCGCCCTGCTCGAGCAGGAAATGCCGCAGCAGAAGATCCTCGAGGCGCTGCAGCGCCGCCGCTTCCCCGCCCTTTCGCGCCAGGAGGATGAGTGGCGGCAATGGCAGAAAAAAGCGTCCATCCCCAACCGCCTGGCCCTGGGCCATGCCCCGTTTTTTTGCAGCGGCGAGGTCCGCATCGTTCTGACCGCGAAAGACAGGCTGGAAGCGGAAGAATTGCTAAAAAAACTTAAATAAATCAATTCCAATCCAGCGAAGCTGGATAAGAGCCTTAGCTAACAAATTTTCTTTATTGAAGGCAAAAAAATTTGTTAGAAGGCTCTAATCGATTGACATCGGGGGCGATTTAAATATAATAGTAAAAGAGAGAACACCATGAGCTCAACGGCTGTAATAATTATTTTCGTGGTCGCCATCGTCTTTTCCCTGGGATTCCTGCTGCTGGTCATCACCCTGATCCCGGCCATCCAACAATTCAAAGCGATGATGCTCGACATGGAAAAAACCTCGCTGGAGGTACGCGACCTGGCCCGGGAATTCAAGCAGGTCAGCATCATGGCCCAGGAGCGGCTGGAAAGGGTCGATCAGGTGCTGGCGCAATCCAAGCGCACGGTGGAAAATGCCGGCGAAGCCCTGCATTTCATCAACCAGAACATACTGCGGCGCTCGGCTGGTCTGCTGGCCTTCCTGCCGGCCATCAAGATGGGTTGGAATTTGGTCAAGAAGATAAAAGGAGGTAAATAAATGAGTGAAAATACTGGCGGTAAAATGTTCTTCAGCTTCCTGAGCGGGGCCGTGATCGGAGCCGGCCTGGCGTTTCTTTTCGCCCCCCAGTCCGGAAAAGAGACCCGCAGGCAGATCAAGGATTTTTCCGAAAAGATCGGTAACGAAGTCAAGGACAACGTCGAGAAGATCAGCGAAAAAGCGATGGATTTCATCGAGGGCACCAAGGATACGTTCAAGAAAAAATCCCGGGTCTGAAGCGACATTTCAAAGCATCGGACCGACCGATGGAAGTTGATGCCAATGGACGCGGCGGATTGATCCAGCCGTTGCGCCGGCAAGCTGTATAGATTTTTTTACGTTAGCAGAGGTTTTAAAAATGAAAAAAAAGGAATGGGAAGAGCGCGTTTTAAAAAAAGCCCTGGCAAAGAACAGCGAACGCCGCAAAACCTTCAAGGCCACCTCGTTTCCGGTGCAGCGCCTATACGATCCGGGCAGCGTGGCCGAGCTGGATTATGAAAAAGACCTAGGCTATCCCGGCGCCTATCCTTTCACCCGCGGCGTTCAGCCGACCATGTACCGCGGCAAGTTCTGGACCATGCGCCAGTACGCCGGCTTCGGTTCGGCCGAGGAGTCGAACCGCCGCTACCGCTATCTGCTCGAGCAAGGCCAGACCGGCCTGAGCGTGGCCTTCGACCTGCCAACCCAGATCGGCCTGGATTCCGACGACCCCCTGTGCGAGGGCGAGGTGGGCAAGGTCGGCGTGGCCATCGACACGCTGGCCGACATGGAGATCCTGTTCGCCGAAATCCCCCTCGACCAGGTTTCGGTGTCCATGACCATCAACGCCTCGGCGGCGATCGTTTTGGCCATGTACCTGGCCGTGGCCGAAAAAAGGGGGGTCGGCTTCGACCAGCTTTCCGGCACCATCCAGAACGACCTGCTCAAGGAGTACATCGCCCGCGGCACCTATATCTTTCCGCCGCGGCCGTCGCTACGCATCATCGCCGACATCTTCTCCTTCTGCCAGGGGCGGGTCCCCAAGTGGAACACGATCTCGATCAGCGGCTACCACATCCGCGAGGCCGGTTCCACCGCCGTGCAGGAGCTGGCCTTCACCTTCGCCGACGCGGTCGAATACGTCAAGTCGGCCCTGGCTTCCGGGCTGAAGGTCGACGAATTCGCTCCGCGCCTGTCTTTTTTCTTTGCCAGCCACAACAACCTCCTCGAAGAGGTGGCCAAGTTCCGCGCCGCCCGGCGCATCTGGGCGCGGATCATGAAGGAGCAGTTCGCGGCCGGCGAGAAGTCGCAGATGATGCGTTTTCACACCCAGACCGGCGGGGTGACCCTGACCGCGCAGCAGCCGATGAACAACGTGGTGCGCGTGACCATGCAGGCTCTGGCCGCCGTTTTGGGCGGGACGCAGAGCCTGCACACCAATTCCATGGACGAGGCCCTGGCCCTGCCCAGCGAGGACTCGGTGCGCGTGGCCCTGCGCACGCAGCAGATCATCGCAAACGAGAGCGGCGTGGCCGATACCGTCGATCCGTTGGCCGGCTCGTACTACGTGGAGGCGCTGACCAACGAGATAGAAAAAGGGGTTTGGAAATACCTGGACAAGATCGCCGCCATGGGGGGCATGCTGGAGGCCATCGAGGCCGGATACCCGCAGAAGGAGATCCAGGACAGCTCCTACGCCTACCAGAAGGAGATCGACGCGGTCGAGCAGGTGATCGTCGGCGTCAACAAGTTCCAGAGCGAGGAGGACCTGTCGCACCTAAAAACCCTGAAGGTTTCCCCCAAGAGCGAGGCCGAGCAGGTCGAGCGCCTGCACCTGGTGAAGAAGAAAAGGAATCCCGAGGCGGTCGCATCCGCCCTGGCCGCGGTCAAGGCGGCGGCCGAGAACGGGCAGAACCTGATGCCGCCGATCCTGGAGGCGGTCAAGGTCTACGCCACGCTGCAGGAGATCGCCGACCAGATGCGGGCCGTCTTCGGCGAGTACAAGGAAAAGATTGTTATCTGAGATTAGTGCCTGTTTTTTTGTTAATGAAAAATAAATATTATGGTTCGATACCTAAAATAATCAGGGGGACAGCGGGTATGCCTCTACCCTGTCTAACCACATTGTATAATTCACCTTCAAAATATGAAACACCTGAACTCATTTGTGATTGAAGTGTTTTCATGGGTAATATTTCTATTCCCACATCAATTTTATCGCCAATAAAAAATGCAAGGTGTTTCACGAATAAATCATAGGCTACGAATGAGTATTTTCCAAATTGAACTTCAATTGACACTCTGTCCTTAACAAAATCAGTCTGGTTATAACTAAAAATGGGATTATGGCCTGCCAGTTCAATTTCCTTTTTTTGATCCTTAGGGTTCATGGTCAAAGTTTTTCTAATTAATTTTTCGTCATTTGTAACCCAATAACTTATCCTGCTTTCTAACCATTTCAATTTTGAAAGCTTTTTTTTGAAAGTCTGGTTCAATTCAATAGGACTATATAACAATTTTCCTTTCATGGTCTTTTCTTCTGAAATTTTTGTTTTTAATTTTTCGGCATTAATTGATTTGATGACTCCAACAATTTCTTCCCATAATTGAGGTTTGTGAATAAGTAAAAATTCCAATCCATTTAAATGCGAATATTTTTCAACAATTTTCATTTTACGAGCCTTAGATTTGATTTTTTTTCGAATAATGATAATTGATTAAATTTTTCGTTTGATGAATGATCGTTATTTTTATAAATTATTGGATTAATTGGGTCATAAATAGGCCTATCTTTTGGTCTTGTTTTTAAATCGCCGTTAAACGCCAAATTAATTCGTTGTTTAGCAATTTTAACATATTTCTGCATAATTTCCGCGCCCATTCCTTTACGCTTGTTAATAATAGCGGCAACAATGGATGTTCCGACTCCAAGAAAAGGATCAAATATCCAATCATTTTCATTGGTTAATGAGACAATTAATCGTTCGATTAGTTCAACCGGGAATTGACATGGATGGATGGTTTTCTCTATGTGATTGAATTTTACATTAGGAATATTCCAGACATCACTTGGATTTTTTCCCAATGGATTGCATGAATATTCCCCAGTCTTTGGTCCTTTGAAATATTTTTTATTAGGATATTTTTGGGGTACGCGCACATTGTCAAGATTGAATGTATAGTGTTCGGACTTTGTAAACCATAAAATGGTTTCGTAACGACCCGATAAACGTTTGGAACAGTGTAAACCATGCTCAAAATGCCAGATAATTCTATTTCTCAGTTGGAGATTGAATTTCTGAAAAATAGGATAAAGAAAGATATCCAAGGGAATGATTTCGGATTTATTCACGAAATTTCCCACTTGCCA from Candidatus Aminicenantes bacterium includes:
- a CDS encoding YkgJ family cysteine cluster protein, whose translation is MEACACDKCVSACRDDPGRLVPADLKKIAAFLKISEKELKTAYLVRIPAEGRNSRIHFWAPAKIKASRFLAAPGDIVPDYYGQEKGRCVFLSEEGLCTIHPVKPFECAAYMGCRHTFLGRPYKKTSVEAFFVSRWRK
- a CDS encoding patatin-like phospholipase family protein; this encodes MKTGIALGGGGAKGLAHIGVIKVLEEHGIFPQLVSGTSIGALIGALYLLRGDIHAVESFALGFENSNLYPYLVPRPSSSGLISEKRIQAFLNDIFGSKRFEDLPLPFFCPASDIRRGGEVMFASGSLQRAVRASISIPVIFKPVRLRRSYLVDGGLINPVPVDVLKRNGCDFTIAVNVITQRPSRPRRRNKTNAREKLLLARLDEFFSHRLLSGRSDEEPNLIESFLATMEIMQQKLIAARLQNDAPDAVIHVDTQDFKLFEFYRPAVIIRRGEQTARRSIREILPRWQQRRAREKNGG
- a CDS encoding dipeptidase: MKKTAPVRLHDLFIFDAHCDTACVLFDKPISFTRSPAQLDLQKIKKGGLQAQIFALWVDPLLAPHRAMKRALQLLQTMEHKVFAPGYAVKVTTPAEMDAARRKKKLAAWIFLEGGHIIENSPEILDVFFSLGVRGMTLTHSKNTDWADSTTDKPRARGLTALGREIVRQMARMGMAIDVSHASDRTIASVLETTAAPIMASHSNARKLCRIPRNLTDEFIRAIAARKGFIGVNFCPAFVKRRVFDQIEENFATFAREIRERTKGRLDDPEFLSQVEWEYYLRAVAGTDRVTIDEVIDHIVHIAAVGGIDCVGLGSDFDGIPSTPAGLGNAAAYPRLVAALQRRGFREKEIRKICGLNLAGFLALVKLASAGRKYAWRKPAGQ
- a CDS encoding YtxH domain-containing protein, with the translated sequence MSENTGGKMFFSFLSGAVIGAGLAFLFAPQSGKETRRQIKDFSEKIGNEVKDNVEKISEKAMDFIEGTKDTFKKKSRV
- a CDS encoding methylmalonyl-CoA mutase family protein; the protein is MKKKEWEERVLKKALAKNSERRKTFKATSFPVQRLYDPGSVAELDYEKDLGYPGAYPFTRGVQPTMYRGKFWTMRQYAGFGSAEESNRRYRYLLEQGQTGLSVAFDLPTQIGLDSDDPLCEGEVGKVGVAIDTLADMEILFAEIPLDQVSVSMTINASAAIVLAMYLAVAEKRGVGFDQLSGTIQNDLLKEYIARGTYIFPPRPSLRIIADIFSFCQGRVPKWNTISISGYHIREAGSTAVQELAFTFADAVEYVKSALASGLKVDEFAPRLSFFFASHNNLLEEVAKFRAARRIWARIMKEQFAAGEKSQMMRFHTQTGGVTLTAQQPMNNVVRVTMQALAAVLGGTQSLHTNSMDEALALPSEDSVRVALRTQQIIANESGVADTVDPLAGSYYVEALTNEIEKGVWKYLDKIAAMGGMLEAIEAGYPQKEIQDSSYAYQKEIDAVEQVIVGVNKFQSEEDLSHLKTLKVSPKSEAEQVERLHLVKKKRNPEAVASALAAVKAAAENGQNLMPPILEAVKVYATLQEIADQMRAVFGEYKEKIVI
- a CDS encoding BglII/BstYI family type II restriction endonuclease; the protein is MKIVEKYSHLNGLEFLLIHKPQLWEEIVGVIKSINAEKLKTKISEEKTMKGKLLYSPIELNQTFKKKLSKLKWLESRISYWVTNDEKLIRKTLTMNPKDQKKEIELAGHNPIFSYNQTDFVKDRVSIEVQFGKYSFVAYDLFVKHLAFFIGDKIDVGIEILPMKTLQSQMSSGVSYFEGELYNVVRQGRGIPAVPLIILGIEP
- a CDS encoding site-specific DNA-methyltransferase, which produces MDSRIKSAYSSDAKAIVFEGSCLDFFKQIPDQSVKLIVTSPPYNIGKEYEKKIDLKKYYAQQEEIICECVRILSVEGSICWQVGNFVNKSEIIPLDIFLYPIFQKFNLQLRNRIIWHFEHGLHCSKRLSGRYETILWFTKSEHYTFNLDNVRVPQKYPNKKYFKGPKTGEYSCNPLGKNPSDVWNIPNVKFNHIEKTIHPCQFPVELIERLIVSLTNENDWIFDPFLGVGTSIVAAIINKRKGMGAEIMQKYVKIAKQRINLAFNGDLKTRPKDRPIYDPINPIIYKNNDHSSNEKFNQLSLFEKKSNLRLVK